One genomic region from Anaeromusa acidaminophila DSM 3853 encodes:
- the sdaAB gene encoding L-serine ammonia-lyase, iron-sulfur-dependent subunit beta, protein MNLFDVLGPVMIGPSSSHTAGAVRLGRLARLVLGEQATHAVIGLHGSFAQTHKGHGTDVALVAGLLDWPPDDARIPDSFRYAGEAGLDFSFQLIDLGEQAHPNTARLELTGLSGQHSCVTGCSIGGGRVQITDIDGFALEMGGELPTLLVIHPDRPGAISQVTTVLFEQNVNIAAMRVSRQQKGSTALMVLETDQPINDNVLHALSALSLVDAVRRIDPLS, encoded by the coding sequence ATGAATTTATTTGATGTTTTAGGACCCGTCATGATCGGGCCTTCCAGCTCTCATACAGCCGGAGCCGTACGCTTGGGCCGCCTGGCCCGCCTTGTATTGGGAGAGCAGGCCACTCATGCAGTGATCGGCTTGCATGGATCTTTTGCCCAGACCCATAAGGGGCATGGCACCGATGTAGCCCTTGTAGCCGGACTGTTAGACTGGCCTCCCGATGACGCCCGCATTCCCGATTCTTTTCGCTATGCCGGCGAAGCTGGCCTGGATTTTTCTTTTCAGCTCATTGATTTAGGCGAGCAGGCGCATCCAAATACGGCCCGCTTGGAATTAACCGGCCTTTCCGGCCAGCATTCTTGCGTTACCGGCTGTTCTATCGGCGGCGGCCGCGTGCAAATCACCGATATCGACGGTTTCGCTCTGGAAATGGGCGGCGAATTGCCGACTTTGCTTGTCATACATCCGGATCGTCCCGGGGCTATTTCACAGGTTACCACGGTGCTTTTTGAACAAAATGTCAATATCGCGGCCATGCGCGTTTCCCGCCAGCAAAAAGGCTCTACCGCCCTTATGGTATTGGAGACCGATCAACCCATCAATGACAACGTACTTCACGCATTAAGCGCTTTATCGTTAGTGGATGCCGTACGCCGCATCGATCCCTTATCTTAG
- a CDS encoding heparan-alpha-glucosaminide N-acetyltransferase — MRIWEIDAWRSTALCFMIFFHISVDLRDLFSYPIDYHQGFWRFTGVFAAVSFILLAGVSSTLSRSSLRHGLRILLAAAAVSAGTWWWDPDTYVRFGILHLLGVSILTTPGLRRLPLAYAAALAASAAALPSFLPAFASTSWLLPFGITPPVFTTLDYYPLFPWYGLFAAGHVAGRIVYIERRSLLPQPPGASRFLWFGRHTLAIYLLHQPLLVALLTLLHK; from the coding sequence ATGCGCATCTGGGAAATTGACGCTTGGCGCTCCACCGCGCTTTGCTTCATGATTTTCTTCCATATTTCAGTAGATCTGCGGGATCTTTTCTCATACCCTATTGATTATCATCAAGGCTTTTGGCGTTTTACAGGCGTTTTTGCCGCAGTAAGCTTTATTTTACTGGCAGGCGTTTCTTCCACTCTCAGCCGCTCGTCTCTGCGCCACGGTCTGCGCATTTTATTAGCCGCAGCCGCCGTATCCGCAGGCACTTGGTGGTGGGATCCAGACACCTATGTCCGCTTCGGCATTTTACACCTTTTAGGCGTCTCGATACTGACCACGCCCGGCCTGCGCCGGTTGCCGCTCGCTTACGCGGCAGCTCTTGCTGCGAGCGCTGCGGCATTGCCCTCCTTCTTACCTGCTTTCGCCTCCACGTCTTGGCTTTTGCCGTTCGGCATCACGCCGCCTGTATTCACAACTCTTGATTATTATCCGCTGTTTCCCTGGTATGGTTTGTTTGCGGCAGGCCACGTAGCCGGGCGGATAGTATATATCGAACGGCGTTCCTTGCTGCCGCAGCCGCCAGGCGCCTCTCGTTTTTTGTGGTTTGGACGGCATACGCTGGCAATTTATCTGCTCCATCAGCCGCTGCTGGTAGCTTTGCTCACGCTCTTGCATAAATAA